The following are encoded in a window of Shewanella psychrotolerans genomic DNA:
- the ubiD gene encoding 4-hydroxy-3-polyprenylbenzoate decarboxylase, with protein sequence MSFKDLRSFIDHLESNGELKRISYAVDPHLEMTEIADRVLRAKGPALLFENPVGKTMPVLANLFGTPKRVAMALGKEDPLALRDVGELLAFLKEPEPPRGFKDAIAKIPMFKQALNMPPKTVRNAPCQEVVLTGDDVDLTQLPIQHCWPGDVAPLVTWGLTITKGPRQKRQNLGIYRQQLLGKDKLIMRWLDHRGGALDFKDFKEKHPGERYPVVVALGSDPVTILGAVTPVPDSMSEYAFAGLLRGERTEVCKALTCDLEVPATSEIVLEGYIEPGEMAEEGPYGDHTGYYNETDEFPVFTVTHITHRKDAIYHSTYTGRPPDEPAMLGVALNEVFVPILRKQYPEIIDFYLPPEGCSYRMAVISIRKQYPGHAKRVMMGAWSFLRQFMYTKFIIIVDEDVNCRDWNDVIWAITTRMDPKRDTVMIDNTPIDYLDFASPVAGLGSKMGMDATNKWPGETDREWGTPIVMDEAVKQKVDKIWDELGIDDAPTL encoded by the coding sequence ATGAGTTTTAAGGATTTACGCAGTTTCATTGATCACCTTGAAAGCAATGGTGAACTTAAACGTATTAGCTACGCTGTCGACCCCCATTTAGAGATGACAGAGATAGCAGACCGGGTTCTACGCGCCAAAGGTCCTGCATTACTGTTTGAAAATCCTGTCGGCAAAACCATGCCCGTGCTTGCCAACTTATTTGGCACACCTAAGCGTGTTGCAATGGCGCTGGGGAAAGAAGATCCGCTGGCGTTACGCGATGTGGGTGAACTGCTGGCCTTTTTAAAAGAGCCGGAGCCCCCTCGTGGCTTTAAAGACGCTATAGCTAAAATCCCTATGTTTAAGCAAGCGCTTAATATGCCACCCAAAACGGTACGCAACGCCCCTTGCCAAGAGGTGGTACTAACGGGCGATGACGTCGATTTAACCCAGCTGCCCATTCAACATTGCTGGCCCGGTGACGTCGCCCCTCTAGTTACTTGGGGATTAACCATCACCAAAGGCCCACGCCAGAAACGACAAAATCTAGGCATCTACCGTCAACAACTGCTGGGCAAAGATAAGCTAATCATGCGCTGGCTTGACCATCGCGGCGGGGCACTCGACTTTAAAGATTTTAAAGAAAAACATCCAGGCGAGCGTTACCCCGTCGTTGTCGCGCTAGGTAGCGATCCCGTTACGATTTTAGGTGCTGTGACACCTGTGCCTGACTCCATGAGCGAATACGCTTTTGCAGGGCTACTACGCGGTGAACGTACCGAGGTATGTAAGGCTCTGACCTGTGATCTAGAGGTACCTGCCACCAGCGAGATCGTTCTGGAAGGCTATATTGAGCCTGGTGAAATGGCCGAAGAAGGCCCTTATGGCGATCACACTGGTTATTATAATGAAACCGATGAGTTCCCTGTATTTACCGTAACCCATATTACCCATAGAAAAGATGCCATCTACCACAGCACCTATACTGGCCGTCCACCCGATGAGCCAGCGATGCTAGGTGTGGCACTCAATGAAGTATTTGTGCCGATATTGCGTAAGCAATACCCAGAAATTATCGACTTCTATCTGCCGCCCGAAGGCTGCTCTTATCGAATGGCGGTGATCTCCATTCGCAAGCAGTATCCTGGGCATGCCAAGCGGGTGATGATGGGGGCCTGGTCCTTCTTGCGCCAGTTCATGTATACCAAGTTCATCATCATAGTGGATGAGGATGTCAATTGCCGCGATTGGAATGATGTGATTTGGGCCATTACTACGCGTATGGATCCTAAACGTGACACAGTCATGATCGACAACACCCCTATCGATTACCTTGATTTTGCGTCACCTGTAGCGGGTTTAGGCTCAAAAATGGGTATGGATGCGACCAACAAGTGGCCAGGTGAAACCGATCGCGAATGGGGTACCCCCATAGTGATGGATGAGGCCGTTAAGCAAAAGGTCGATAAGATATGGGATGAGTTGGGCATCGATGACGCACCAACACTCTAG
- a CDS encoding LysR family transcriptional regulator, producing MQLADLILFVRVADCGSLTGAAVELDISTAVASAGLKRLEKELDTVLFIRSTRSLRLTAAGERYLSYCRRALEDLRLGEQALACAKSQIGGLLSIALPSDAGRNFILPWLDMLMDEHPNLQLRLHLSDSLTDFYHDKIDVALRSGTPKDSNLVAFKICSAKRVLCASPDYLKIHGQPESLTDLEQHNCLFFMLDQRTHDQWCFYKDDQAQKVRVSGNRTCNDAEVARKWAIAGKGVVYKSSLDLADDLKSGALVPLLTQYTGESADLYLVCPGRQHVTQLVIMLREHLRALCQQRIIGVDNIQT from the coding sequence ATGCAATTAGCTGATTTAATCTTGTTTGTCCGTGTAGCCGATTGTGGCAGTCTCACCGGTGCTGCCGTGGAGTTGGATATTTCGACTGCGGTTGCCAGTGCCGGGCTGAAACGTTTGGAGAAAGAGCTTGATACCGTACTCTTTATTCGTAGCACTCGAAGTTTACGTTTAACCGCAGCGGGAGAGCGTTATCTAAGTTACTGCAGGCGAGCGTTGGAGGATCTTCGTTTAGGCGAGCAGGCACTGGCCTGCGCTAAGTCACAGATAGGTGGGTTGCTTAGTATTGCACTGCCATCGGATGCTGGGCGCAACTTTATCTTGCCGTGGTTGGATATGTTGATGGATGAACATCCCAATTTGCAATTACGATTGCACCTGTCGGATAGTTTGACTGACTTTTATCACGATAAGATAGACGTAGCACTGCGTTCTGGTACTCCGAAAGATTCAAACCTCGTCGCATTTAAGATCTGTTCGGCGAAGCGTGTCTTATGCGCTTCTCCCGATTACCTTAAAATTCATGGTCAACCTGAATCTCTTACCGATCTTGAACAGCATAATTGTTTGTTTTTCATGTTAGATCAGCGAACTCATGATCAATGGTGCTTCTATAAGGATGATCAGGCCCAAAAGGTTCGAGTTTCGGGAAATCGAACCTGCAATGATGCAGAGGTCGCACGTAAGTGGGCGATAGCAGGTAAGGGAGTCGTATATAAATCTTCATTAGATCTGGCTGATGATCTTAAAAGTGGTGCTTTGGTTCCACTGTTGACTCAATACACAGGGGAGAGTGCCGATCTCTATTTGGTGTGTCCTGGTAGACAGCATGTGACACAGCTGGTGATCATGCTACGTGAACATTTAAGGGCGCTGTGTCAGCAAAGGATTATAGGGGTCGACAACATTCAGACATAA
- the fre gene encoding NAD(P)H-flavin reductase has product MNTIRCKVEHVTAFNDAVYRVTLTPETSFDFKAGQYLCVVMGEKDKRPFSIASAPHAEQIELHIGAAVSESYPMQVVEKLKQSDYIDIEAPGGEAHLRDDSCRPRLLIAGGTGFSYIKSIVEAQIALEQNVETTLYWGCRNQDAMYYETIARQWHKDHPWLHFVPVVEEAPADWDGKQANLLEQIKRDFISLNGYDIYIAGRFDMVGAAREVFREIGVEEEHLYGDAFAFIK; this is encoded by the coding sequence ATGAACACCATTCGCTGTAAAGTAGAACATGTTACCGCCTTTAATGATGCCGTTTATCGGGTAACATTAACTCCAGAGACCAGTTTCGACTTCAAGGCTGGTCAATATCTTTGCGTCGTAATGGGTGAAAAAGACAAGCGTCCTTTCTCTATCGCATCTGCACCTCACGCCGAGCAAATCGAGTTACATATTGGCGCAGCGGTTAGCGAAAGCTACCCAATGCAAGTGGTTGAGAAACTAAAACAAAGTGACTATATCGATATCGAAGCGCCCGGTGGAGAGGCCCATCTGCGCGACGACAGCTGCAGACCGCGTTTGCTAATTGCTGGCGGCACTGGGTTTTCATACATAAAAAGCATTGTCGAGGCACAAATAGCGCTGGAACAAAATGTAGAAACCACGCTTTACTGGGGCTGTCGTAACCAAGATGCGATGTATTATGAAACCATTGCACGTCAATGGCATAAAGATCATCCATGGCTCCACTTTGTTCCAGTCGTCGAAGAAGCGCCTGCAGATTGGGATGGCAAACAAGCCAATCTGCTAGAGCAGATCAAACGCGATTTTATTAGCCTAAATGGTTATGACATCTATATTGCTGGCCGTTTCGATATGGTTGGCGCCGCCCGTGAAGTGTTCCGCGAGATCGGTGTTGAAGAAGAGCACCTCTACGGCGATGCGTTTGCCTTTATTAAATAA
- a CDS encoding Ppx/GppA phosphatase family protein, translating into MKRSNSGLLYAAITLGSNSFNMLVAKTVAGTPKVVAKYKRKVRLAEGIGPDGTLNQTVFKRGLDCLTMFSSMLDKEGVNRDNIAVIATATLRSINNSEAFCDAALPILGQPIEVISGLREAELIYQGMVATTCGEGRRLVIDIGGASTEFIIGDGNKVLLKTSLDIGCVTFNDKFFNSFPFQQLDFDAAQNYVESALGGYRAQLLDYGWHCVVGASGAVQSVVELLNARGVSETITSAVLMQLRDEVLAQADVSMRDVFGLHHERAPTFAAGIAILLSLFNLLQIQSLNLSGGALREGVLQLLAERISQVESV; encoded by the coding sequence ATGAAGCGCTCCAATTCAGGGCTGCTCTACGCAGCCATCACTTTAGGCTCAAATAGTTTTAATATGCTGGTGGCTAAAACTGTCGCTGGTACGCCTAAAGTTGTGGCTAAGTATAAGCGTAAGGTTCGATTGGCCGAAGGCATTGGCCCTGATGGTACCTTGAACCAAACCGTGTTTAAACGCGGTTTAGATTGTTTAACGATGTTCTCTTCGATGCTCGATAAAGAGGGCGTTAACCGCGATAATATTGCTGTTATCGCCACCGCAACATTGCGTAGTATCAATAACTCAGAGGCATTTTGCGATGCGGCCTTGCCAATTTTAGGTCAACCTATTGAGGTCATTTCAGGCTTGCGAGAAGCTGAACTGATCTATCAAGGTATGGTCGCGACAACCTGCGGTGAAGGACGTCGTTTAGTGATCGATATCGGTGGTGCGAGCACAGAATTTATTATCGGTGATGGCAATAAGGTGCTTTTAAAAACCAGCCTTGATATAGGTTGCGTGACCTTCAATGATAAATTCTTTAATAGCTTCCCTTTCCAACAATTAGATTTCGATGCTGCACAAAACTATGTTGAATCCGCTTTAGGGGGTTATCGAGCCCAGTTGCTCGATTATGGCTGGCACTGTGTTGTCGGTGCTTCTGGTGCGGTGCAATCTGTGGTTGAGTTACTTAACGCTCGAGGTGTATCTGAAACGATTACCTCTGCAGTATTGATGCAGCTCAGAGACGAGGTATTAGCGCAAGCCGATGTTAGCATGCGAGATGTCTTTGGTTTGCATCATGAGCGCGCGCCCACGTTTGCCGCAGGCATAGCGATTTTGTTATCTCTGTTTAATTTGCTGCAGATCCAATCGCTAAATTTATCTGGTGGTGCACTCCGAGAGGGAGTACTTCAGTTACTTGCCGAGCGTATATCACAGGTAGAATCTGTTTAG
- a CDS encoding thioredoxin family protein, whose protein sequence is MTNNIKALLATTALFFSTQALANSGCAFDEKQDGFIATCSEEKQEVILTGQVASQTLVTELDEFTKGYKTYQVDTAAITPLKTIDEPTEIVVIIGTWCPDCHRETPRFIRIMEEVNNPNIKVTYIGVDRKKKDPEGLAAQYEFTRIPTFIVMQKGEEIGRIVERPETSLEVDLAKILN, encoded by the coding sequence ATGACCAACAATATTAAAGCGTTGCTTGCCACCACCGCGCTTTTTTTTAGCACCCAGGCACTAGCCAATAGCGGTTGTGCTTTTGACGAAAAACAAGATGGCTTTATTGCCACTTGTAGTGAGGAGAAACAGGAAGTGATTTTAACAGGTCAAGTCGCATCGCAAACCTTAGTCACCGAACTTGATGAGTTCACTAAAGGCTACAAAACATACCAAGTAGATACGGCAGCCATTACCCCACTTAAAACGATTGATGAGCCAACAGAGATTGTGGTCATTATTGGTACTTGGTGCCCAGATTGCCATCGTGAAACCCCGCGCTTTATTCGTATTATGGAAGAGGTCAACAATCCCAATATCAAAGTCACCTATATTGGCGTAGATCGTAAGAAGAAGGACCCCGAAGGACTTGCCGCACAATATGAATTCACCCGCATTCCAACATTTATCGTGATGCAAAAAGGTGAAGAGATTGGTCGTATCGTTGAGCGTCCAGAGACTTCACTGGAAGTCGATTTAGCGAAAATCTTAAACTAA
- the yjjG gene encoding pyrimidine 5'-nucleotidase — protein sequence MKYQWILFDADETLFHFDAFKGLRLMFSRFGVDFTREDFDLYQTVNLPLWVDYQDGKISAAHLQVTRFQTWAEKLKVSAQQLNDAFLTAMADICTLLPGAQELVNALHGKVNMGIITNGFTALQTIRLQRTGLLHAFSPVVISEEVGVAKPDLAIFDHALSQMNHPAREHVLMVGDNPHSDIQGGLNAGFDTCWLNHSNQAVPEGIEPHYQVGSLSELQQLLMANAEG from the coding sequence ATGAAGTACCAATGGATATTGTTTGATGCCGACGAAACCCTGTTTCATTTCGATGCATTTAAAGGATTAAGGCTCATGTTTTCACGCTTTGGCGTGGATTTCACTCGTGAGGACTTTGATCTTTATCAAACCGTTAATTTACCGCTTTGGGTTGACTACCAAGACGGAAAAATTAGTGCTGCGCATCTACAAGTCACGCGTTTTCAGACTTGGGCTGAAAAACTTAAAGTTAGCGCGCAGCAATTAAATGATGCCTTTTTAACGGCGATGGCTGACATTTGTACCTTATTGCCTGGGGCGCAAGAGCTCGTAAATGCGCTGCATGGCAAAGTCAATATGGGGATTATCACGAATGGATTTACCGCGTTACAAACCATACGTTTGCAGCGTACTGGTTTACTGCATGCTTTCAGTCCTGTGGTGATTTCAGAAGAGGTGGGAGTCGCTAAGCCCGATCTGGCGATTTTTGACCATGCTTTGTCACAGATGAATCATCCTGCTAGAGAACATGTATTGATGGTGGGAGATAATCCTCATTCAGATATTCAAGGTGGTCTCAATGCTGGCTTCGATACTTGTTGGTTAAATCATAGTAATCAAGCTGTGCCAGAAGGAATAGAACCACATTATCAAGTTGGCTCATTGTCTGAGTTACAGCAATTATTGATGGCGAATGCTGAAGGTTAA
- the trxA gene encoding thioredoxin TrxA: MSDKIITLTDDSFENDVIKSEIPVLVDFWAEWCGPCKMIAPILSDVAEEYEGKVTIAKLNVDQNNASPAKYGVRGIPTLLIFKNGELADTKVGALSKTQLKEFIDAQL; the protein is encoded by the coding sequence ATGAGCGATAAAATTATTACCTTAACTGACGACAGCTTCGAAAACGACGTAATTAAGTCTGAAATTCCTGTATTGGTTGATTTCTGGGCTGAGTGGTGTGGTCCTTGTAAAATGATTGCTCCAATCTTAAGTGACGTAGCTGAAGAGTATGAAGGCAAGGTGACTATCGCCAAGCTAAACGTTGATCAAAATAACGCTTCACCAGCTAAATATGGCGTGCGTGGTATCCCAACACTACTTATATTCAAAAATGGTGAGTTAGCAGACACTAAAGTTGGTGCACTGTCTAAAACTCAACTAAAAGAGTTTATCGACGCCCAGTTATAA
- the nhaC gene encoding Na+/H+ antiporter NhaC → MTSNQSLSDNPKKPTHKTPSLLDALIPLIALVCMLTASVYLFSSDSSYGANQIALIMAACIALVVGVKNGYSWQEMEAGIVKSVSLSTGALLILFAVGSLIGTWILAGTVPTMIFYGMKLLDPDYFYAASCLLCAVVALSIGSSWTVAGTLGIALVGVAAAMGLSVEITAGAIISGAYFGDKMSPMSDTTNLAPAVAGSELFSHIRHMVWTTAPSIIIALIGFLFLGFTTEAGEGVSNLTTTMALIDQAYNPGLHLLLPLLAVLILAYKKLPAFPTVILGTLVGAICAVLFQFDGVIKFVNDESLPTVVALIKGVWLAMFDGYTANTGDKTLDSLLSRGGMSSMVNTVWLILCAMAFGGVMEKTGLLKRLMQDVLTMVKSSGSLIITTLASCIGANLITGDQFIAILLPGRMLKVEYEKHGLAPVNLSRALEDSATITSPLVPWNTCGAYMASTLGVATIAYLPFAFFNLVCPFISAAYAYYDFKIEKLETVEPQQALA, encoded by the coding sequence ATGACCTCTAATCAGTCTTTGTCTGATAATCCCAAGAAGCCGACTCATAAAACCCCCTCGTTACTTGATGCCTTAATCCCTTTAATTGCTTTGGTTTGTATGTTGACTGCGTCGGTGTACTTATTCTCATCAGATAGCTCCTATGGTGCTAACCAGATCGCGCTTATTATGGCCGCATGCATCGCTCTAGTTGTCGGCGTAAAAAATGGTTATAGCTGGCAGGAAATGGAGGCTGGGATTGTCAAAAGTGTATCGCTGTCAACTGGGGCGCTACTCATCTTATTTGCTGTAGGTTCGCTTATCGGTACTTGGATTTTAGCGGGTACAGTACCGACCATGATTTTTTATGGCATGAAACTGCTTGATCCTGATTACTTCTATGCTGCCAGCTGTCTTTTATGTGCGGTTGTAGCGTTGAGTATAGGCAGCTCATGGACAGTTGCTGGAACCTTAGGGATTGCGTTAGTCGGTGTGGCTGCTGCTATGGGGTTAAGCGTCGAAATCACCGCCGGCGCGATTATTAGTGGTGCCTATTTTGGCGATAAGATGTCGCCCATGTCTGATACGACCAACTTGGCCCCCGCTGTAGCAGGCAGTGAGCTATTTAGTCATATTCGTCATATGGTGTGGACTACGGCTCCGAGTATCATCATTGCTCTGATTGGCTTCTTATTCTTAGGATTTACCACTGAAGCTGGTGAAGGCGTGAGCAACTTAACGACGACAATGGCATTAATTGATCAGGCCTATAACCCTGGGTTACACCTGTTGTTACCTCTATTGGCCGTGCTGATACTTGCTTACAAAAAGCTACCTGCTTTCCCTACGGTTATTTTAGGCACGTTGGTGGGCGCTATCTGTGCGGTATTGTTCCAATTTGATGGGGTGATTAAGTTTGTGAATGATGAGAGTTTGCCCACAGTGGTCGCCCTTATTAAAGGTGTGTGGCTTGCTATGTTTGACGGCTATACCGCCAACACGGGGGATAAAACGCTCGATAGCCTTTTAAGTCGTGGTGGCATGAGCAGTATGGTTAATACTGTTTGGTTAATTCTCTGCGCCATGGCCTTTGGTGGTGTGATGGAGAAAACGGGCTTACTTAAACGTCTAATGCAAGATGTGTTAACCATGGTTAAGTCTAGCGGTAGTTTGATCATCACCACATTAGCGAGTTGTATTGGTGCTAACTTAATTACGGGCGATCAGTTTATCGCGATATTGCTGCCTGGACGCATGCTTAAAGTTGAGTATGAAAAGCATGGCCTAGCGCCAGTGAATTTAAGCAGGGCATTGGAAGACTCTGCCACCATCACCAGCCCTTTGGTGCCCTGGAATACTTGTGGCGCGTATATGGCGAGCACCTTGGGCGTAGCAACGATCGCCTATCTTCCTTTCGCCTTCTTTAACTTAGTTTGTCCTTTTATCAGCGCCGCATATGCTTATTATGATTTTAAGATTGAGAAGTTAGAAACGGTCGAGCCACAACAGGCACTTGCTTGA
- the rho gene encoding transcription termination factor Rho, which translates to MNLSELKDTPISDLVQLAQDMKLENMARARKQDIIFAILKAHAKSGEDIFGGGVLEILQDGFGFLRSSDGSYLAGPDDIYVSPSQIRRFNMRTGDTIFGKIRPPKEGERYFALLKVTEVNFDKPENSRNKILFENLTPLHAEERMRMERGNGSTEDITSRILDLCSPIGKGQRGLIVAPPKAGKTLLLQNMAQSIAYNNPEVVLMVLLIDERPEEVTEMQRMVKGEVIASTFDEPASRHVQVAEMVIEKAKRLVEHKKDVVILLDSITRLARAYNTVIPSSGKVLTGGVDANALHRPKRFFGAARNIEHGGSLTIIATALVDTGSKMDEVIYEEFKGTGNQELHLSRKAAEKRVFPAIDFNRSGTRREEKLTTPDELQKMWILRKILNPMDEVSGMEFLIDKLAMTKTNEEFFTAMKRAKS; encoded by the coding sequence ATGAATTTATCAGAATTAAAAGACACACCGATTTCAGATTTAGTACAACTTGCCCAAGACATGAAGCTAGAAAATATGGCCCGCGCTCGCAAGCAGGACATCATTTTCGCCATCCTTAAAGCCCACGCAAAAAGCGGCGAAGATATTTTCGGTGGCGGTGTTTTAGAGATTCTTCAAGATGGTTTTGGTTTCCTTCGTAGCTCTGATGGTTCATACCTAGCAGGTCCTGACGATATCTATGTGTCTCCAAGCCAAATACGCCGCTTTAATATGCGTACAGGCGACACCATCTTCGGTAAAATTCGTCCACCGAAAGAGGGCGAACGTTATTTTGCCCTATTAAAAGTGACCGAAGTTAACTTCGATAAGCCAGAAAACTCTCGTAATAAAATCCTCTTTGAAAACCTTACCCCTCTGCATGCTGAAGAACGTATGCGTATGGAACGCGGTAATGGTTCAACAGAAGACATTACTTCTCGAATCTTAGATCTGTGTTCACCAATTGGTAAAGGTCAACGAGGCTTAATCGTCGCGCCGCCAAAAGCGGGTAAAACACTATTACTTCAGAACATGGCGCAAAGCATCGCCTACAACAACCCTGAAGTTGTACTGATGGTGCTTCTCATTGATGAGCGTCCGGAAGAAGTAACCGAAATGCAGCGCATGGTAAAAGGTGAAGTTATCGCTTCTACCTTCGATGAACCGGCCAGCCGCCATGTACAAGTTGCTGAAATGGTTATAGAAAAAGCAAAGCGTTTAGTTGAGCACAAGAAAGACGTAGTGATCTTACTTGACTCTATCACCCGTCTTGCTCGTGCCTATAACACGGTTATCCCATCATCAGGTAAAGTACTTACTGGTGGTGTCGATGCTAACGCACTGCATCGTCCAAAGCGCTTCTTTGGTGCGGCGCGTAACATCGAACATGGTGGTAGCTTAACCATTATTGCAACCGCCTTGGTTGATACTGGTTCGAAAATGGATGAAGTGATTTACGAAGAGTTTAAAGGTACTGGTAACCAAGAGTTACACCTTTCTCGTAAAGCCGCTGAGAAACGTGTTTTCCCAGCCATTGACTTCAACCGCTCTGGTACTCGTCGTGAAGAAAAACTCACCACACCAGATGAGCTACAAAAGATGTGGATCCTACGTAAAATCCTGAATCCAATGGATGAGGTCAGCGGGATGGAATTCCTTATCGATAAGCTTGCAATGACCAAGACTAATGAAGAGTTCTTCACTGCGATGAAGCGCGCTAAGTCTTAA
- the rhlB gene encoding ATP-dependent RNA helicase RhlB codes for MSETHLTNQKFADFSLHPEIQKALIESGFEYCTPIQALSLPILLQHKDIAGQAQTGTGKTLAFLVATFNHLLTTPVPEGRETNQPRAIVMAPTRELAIQIAKDANLLAKHTGLKVGIVFGGESYDVQRKVLDKGVDILIGTTGRIIDYVRQGVLNVSSIQAVVLDEADRMFDLGFIKDIRFLFRRMPDAKSRLNMLFSATLSMKVQELAYDHMNDPEKVEIAPSEKTSKNITEEIFYPSQEEKMRLLLTLIEEDWPEKAIVFSNTKHSCENLWAHLEGDGHRVGLLTGDVPQKKRIRILEQFTSGELDILVATDVAARGLHISDVSHVYNYDLPDDCEDYVHRIGRTGRAGQKGISISFACEEYALNLPAIESYIQHTIPVTNYDSEALLDDLPPPVRIHRKHTTRPAGRPGSGKPQGGRPGARPRRHDRTRRHS; via the coding sequence ATGAGCGAAACACATTTAACAAATCAAAAGTTTGCCGACTTTTCTCTTCATCCAGAGATCCAAAAGGCACTAATCGAAAGCGGCTTTGAATATTGCACACCTATCCAGGCATTATCATTACCGATTTTACTTCAGCATAAAGATATTGCGGGTCAAGCGCAGACGGGTACAGGTAAAACCTTAGCCTTTCTAGTCGCCACCTTTAACCACTTACTGACAACTCCTGTTCCTGAAGGTCGTGAAACTAATCAGCCTCGTGCGATTGTTATGGCGCCTACACGTGAGTTGGCGATTCAAATTGCTAAAGATGCAAATTTACTTGCTAAACATACTGGTCTAAAAGTCGGTATTGTCTTTGGTGGTGAAAGCTACGATGTGCAGCGTAAGGTGCTGGATAAGGGCGTAGATATTTTGATCGGTACAACCGGGCGTATTATCGATTATGTTCGCCAAGGTGTACTGAACGTTAGTTCGATTCAGGCCGTAGTGCTCGATGAAGCCGATCGTATGTTTGATCTGGGTTTTATCAAGGATATTCGCTTCCTATTTAGACGTATGCCTGATGCCAAATCACGTCTTAATATGTTGTTTTCAGCTACGCTGTCGATGAAAGTGCAAGAGTTGGCTTATGATCATATGAATGATCCTGAAAAAGTCGAAATTGCACCTAGCGAAAAAACCTCGAAAAATATTACTGAAGAGATCTTTTATCCTTCACAGGAAGAGAAGATGCGCTTGCTGCTGACCTTGATAGAAGAAGATTGGCCTGAAAAAGCGATTGTATTCTCTAACACTAAGCACAGCTGCGAAAATCTATGGGCGCATCTAGAAGGTGACGGTCATCGCGTTGGCTTGCTTACTGGTGATGTGCCACAGAAGAAGCGTATTCGCATTCTTGAGCAGTTCACCTCTGGCGAGTTAGATATCTTAGTGGCAACTGATGTTGCGGCGCGTGGATTACATATTTCAGATGTGTCGCACGTTTACAACTATGATTTACCCGATGATTGCGAAGATTATGTACACCGTATCGGTCGTACCGGACGTGCTGGTCAAAAAGGGATATCAATTAGTTTTGCCTGTGAAGAATACGCGCTTAACTTGCCAGCCATCGAGAGCTACATTCAGCATACTATCCCTGTGACTAACTATGATAGTGAAGCCTTGCTTGATGATCTTCCTCCACCAGTACGAATTCATCGTAAACATACGACACGCCCAGCGGGTCGTCCTGGTAGTGGTAAACCTCAAGGTGGTCGCCCTGGTGCGCGTCCAAGACGTCATGATAGGACTCGTAGACACAGTTAA
- a CDS encoding nucleoside triphosphate pyrophosphohydrolase family protein: MKLTALNQPLYDHLYRDIHQFRSTFDLPIEDENTLDEKADTLHTSLAIEELTELAEADSRVEQADAIVDSVYVLMGRLVHLGAKRVEDRLEISYVIDLLLHVAKNRDIDFVSCWDEVHSSNMSKVCRNEQELEETIAHYAQQGVEIVGSQKGDFIIAKCAKDVEMAGKVVRQGKVLKSVYYRPADLTKLVAA; the protein is encoded by the coding sequence ATGAAACTCACCGCTCTCAATCAGCCCCTGTACGACCATTTATATCGCGACATTCACCAGTTCCGTTCAACCTTCGATCTACCGATTGAAGATGAAAATACACTCGATGAAAAGGCTGACACATTGCACACGTCATTAGCAATCGAAGAGCTTACCGAGCTGGCCGAAGCCGATAGCCGTGTCGAACAAGCCGACGCAATTGTCGATTCTGTATATGTATTGATGGGACGTCTTGTTCACCTAGGCGCTAAACGAGTCGAGGATAGGCTTGAAATTAGCTACGTTATCGACCTATTACTCCATGTCGCTAAAAATCGTGATATCGACTTTGTGAGCTGCTGGGATGAAGTGCATTCAAGCAATATGAGCAAGGTATGTCGCAACGAACAGGAGCTAGAAGAAACCATCGCTCATTACGCCCAGCAAGGCGTTGAGATTGTCGGTAGCCAAAAAGGGGATTTTATTATCGCCAAATGCGCAAAAGATGTAGAGATGGCAGGTAAAGTTGTTCGACAAGGCAAAGTACTCAAATCTGTCTATTATCGTCCAGCAGATCTCACTAAGTTAGTTGCGGCCTAA